One genomic window of Cystobacter ferrugineus includes the following:
- a CDS encoding DMT family transporter — MMLVLSSAFFHASWNALLKRHEDPESAVVGVITVTVACGGLWALGLRGAAFPTSEALFWSLMAGVLESGYLVTLAKALSRAPLGLAYTVSRGGAVLLVWPVSVLWLDEQLTLAAMAGAALVAVGMAGMNLVLPRGREKEGVLWALASAACIAGYNLSYKRALGEGAQPPALFTLSLGVALPLLILMRRREETDWGALLRKIRTRPLLLVTAGVLCTLSFSLLLLALSNSGTGAVLTLRNTSIVFALVLGALQNERMDRRRIAGAGLVMLGAVLLGWPRP; from the coding sequence ATGATGTTGGTCCTGTCGTCCGCCTTCTTCCACGCGTCGTGGAACGCGCTCCTCAAGCGGCACGAGGATCCGGAATCCGCCGTGGTGGGCGTCATCACCGTCACCGTGGCGTGCGGAGGGCTCTGGGCGCTCGGACTCCGGGGCGCGGCCTTTCCCACGTCCGAAGCCTTGTTCTGGAGCCTCATGGCTGGCGTGCTGGAGAGCGGATACCTGGTGACACTCGCCAAGGCGCTGAGCCGTGCCCCCTTGGGGCTGGCGTACACGGTGTCCCGTGGCGGAGCGGTGTTGCTCGTGTGGCCCGTGTCCGTGCTGTGGTTGGACGAGCAGCTCACGCTCGCGGCCATGGCTGGCGCGGCCCTGGTGGCCGTGGGCATGGCGGGGATGAACCTCGTGCTGCCTCGAGGCAGGGAGAAGGAGGGCGTGCTCTGGGCCCTCGCGAGCGCCGCGTGCATCGCCGGGTACAACCTCAGCTACAAACGCGCCCTGGGAGAGGGCGCGCAGCCTCCGGCCCTGTTCACCTTGTCGCTCGGCGTGGCCCTCCCCCTGCTCATCCTCATGCGCCGCCGGGAGGAGACGGACTGGGGCGCGCTGCTCCGGAAGATCAGGACCCGGCCCTTGCTGCTCGTGACGGCGGGAGTCCTGTGCACCCTGTCGTTCTCGCTGTTGCTCCTCGCGCTCAGCAACAGTGGAACGGGGGCCGTGCTCACCCTGCGCAACACGTCCATCGTGTTCGCGCTGGTGCTCGGCGCGCTCCAGAACGAGCGGATGGATCGGCGGAGGATCGCCGGTGCGGGACTGGTGATGCTCGGAGCCGTGCTCTTGGGATGGCCCCGGCCGTGA
- the omp85 gene encoding Omp85 family outer membrane protein, translated as MLLIRTMWTGVLVASLVTAAARAEGSSPAPLPESTQEPAEELTPTPPPPRTGWGVQGLPLINYNSDEGLGYGARLLVVDSGDGTIRPYRYAFMAQFFQTTVGVAIHRFALDAPRFLDSPWRVVLDVALLDDRFSPYYGPPEDTRYVPSFGICDDRDALKSNPNVCPGNPDFRGARYYTFDQRTFPSIMLNLRRSLSGPWQVAAGYRFRLTTLRTRYAADDLGQARDSLLEEDVRAGRISGLTVDHLDGVSTFRTAEVTASLLLDLRDNEPAPVRGMFHELAVRGAAGVTGSAFDYFGVTASLRFYHPLGTDRLVAALRILADVMGGDVPFPQLTSFGGVEWRETMSGIGGVSTARGILKNRLRGQVKALANGELRWKFLSVAPWNQHLDFTLLAFMDMGQAWADLDSLDARAPSYSGGGGLRIAWEDNFIVRLDYGVSPQDGTTGFYLDFNHVF; from the coding sequence ATGCTGCTGATTCGGACGATGTGGACAGGGGTCCTGGTGGCCTCGCTGGTCACGGCCGCGGCCCGGGCGGAGGGTTCGTCTCCGGCGCCCCTCCCCGAGTCCACCCAGGAGCCCGCCGAGGAGTTGACGCCCACGCCCCCTCCGCCGCGCACGGGCTGGGGGGTCCAGGGCCTGCCGCTCATCAACTACAACAGCGACGAGGGCCTGGGGTACGGCGCGCGGCTGCTGGTGGTGGACTCGGGCGACGGCACGATCCGGCCCTACCGCTACGCCTTCATGGCGCAGTTCTTCCAGACGACGGTGGGGGTGGCCATCCACCGCTTCGCCCTGGATGCGCCCCGCTTCCTGGACTCGCCCTGGCGGGTGGTCCTGGATGTGGCGCTGCTCGACGATCGCTTCTCGCCGTACTACGGCCCGCCCGAGGACACGCGCTACGTGCCCTCCTTCGGCATCTGCGACGACCGCGACGCGCTGAAGTCCAACCCCAATGTCTGCCCGGGCAACCCGGACTTCCGCGGCGCGCGCTACTACACCTTCGATCAACGCACCTTCCCGAGCATCATGCTCAACCTGCGCCGCTCGCTCAGTGGCCCCTGGCAGGTGGCGGCTGGCTACCGGTTCCGCCTCACCACGTTGCGCACCCGCTACGCCGCGGATGACCTGGGACAGGCGCGGGACTCGCTCCTGGAAGAGGACGTGCGGGCCGGACGCATCTCCGGCTTGACGGTCGACCACCTGGACGGGGTGAGTACCTTCCGCACGGCCGAGGTGACGGCGAGCCTGCTGCTGGACCTGCGCGACAACGAGCCCGCCCCCGTGCGGGGCATGTTCCACGAGCTCGCGGTGCGTGGAGCCGCGGGCGTGACGGGGAGTGCCTTCGATTACTTCGGTGTCACGGCCAGCCTGCGCTTCTACCACCCGCTGGGCACGGACCGGTTGGTGGCCGCCTTGCGGATCCTCGCGGACGTGATGGGCGGCGATGTGCCGTTTCCGCAGCTCACGTCCTTTGGCGGCGTGGAGTGGCGCGAAACCATGAGTGGCATCGGCGGCGTGAGCACCGCGCGCGGCATCCTCAAGAACCGGCTGCGCGGACAGGTGAAGGCGCTGGCCAACGGGGAGCTGCGCTGGAAGTTCCTCTCGGTCGCACCGTGGAATCAGCACCTGGACTTCACCCTGCTGGCCTTCATGGACATGGGCCAGGCGTGGGCGGACCTGGACTCCCTGGACGCCCGGGCCCCGAGCTACTCGGGTGGTGGTGGCCTGCGCATCGCGTGGGAGGACAACTTCATCGTCCGGCTCGATTACGGCGTGAGCCCCCAGGACGGCACCACCGGCTTCTACCTGGACTTCAACCACGTTTTCTGA
- the hflX gene encoding GTPase HflX, with amino-acid sequence MPSISGNTLGLKPNQLKRLEATYRRRVRPEEVTSPELARHLSELSLETGRQIGVLINRRGDIEHVIVGDAFKLELPETGRVRAGDTRLRGLRLVHTHLKDEPLTPDDLTDLVLLRLDLVCAIVAGPEGLPGKVYLGFLDPEATGERAKYWKTEVADDVQRLEVDPVARAEEIEAAFGRSVAGHEVTAQGRAILVGVSTGDRERADSSMAELKELARTADVQVLDTFIQSRTQIDPRFVIGRGKLEELNLRAMQLFADTLIFDHDLTPSQARHIADHTNLKVLDRTQLILDIFAQHAHTAEGRLQVELAQLRYRLPRLAQRDEGLSRLAGGIGGRGPGETKLEIDRRRVRERISVLEKKIDALSASRQVRRQQRARHEVPVVSIVGYTNAGKSTLLNLLTNSDVVAENKLFATLDPSSRRLRFPRDHEVIITDTVGFIRELPPTLVNAFRATLEELADADLLLHVVDASDPEHPRQSEAVERILESLGLHEVPRLLVYNKSDLLEEGVEGHDAHFTAQAREGIAISARTGAGLKQLLLRVEELLWREGKSLTASGVSIQDEPHPH; translated from the coding sequence ATTCCTTCCATCAGCGGAAACACCCTGGGGCTCAAGCCGAACCAGCTCAAGCGCCTGGAGGCAACGTACCGCCGCCGGGTACGGCCCGAGGAGGTGACGAGCCCCGAGCTCGCTCGCCATCTCTCCGAGCTCTCCCTCGAGACTGGCCGGCAGATCGGGGTACTCATCAACCGGCGGGGTGACATCGAGCACGTCATCGTCGGTGACGCGTTCAAGCTGGAGCTCCCCGAGACGGGCCGTGTCCGCGCGGGGGACACCCGCCTGCGCGGTCTGCGTCTGGTCCACACCCACTTGAAGGACGAGCCGCTCACTCCCGACGACCTCACGGATCTCGTCCTGCTCCGGCTCGACCTCGTGTGCGCGATCGTGGCGGGGCCCGAGGGTCTCCCCGGCAAGGTCTACCTGGGCTTCCTCGATCCCGAAGCGACCGGTGAGCGCGCGAAGTACTGGAAGACCGAGGTGGCCGATGACGTCCAGCGGCTCGAGGTCGACCCCGTGGCCAGGGCCGAGGAGATCGAGGCGGCATTCGGACGCTCCGTTGCCGGCCACGAAGTCACCGCCCAGGGGCGCGCCATCCTCGTCGGGGTGTCGACGGGTGATCGCGAGCGGGCGGATTCCTCCATGGCCGAGCTGAAGGAGCTGGCGCGCACGGCGGACGTGCAGGTGCTCGACACGTTCATCCAGTCGCGCACCCAGATCGATCCCCGCTTCGTGATCGGCCGGGGCAAGCTCGAGGAGCTGAACCTCCGGGCGATGCAGCTGTTCGCGGACACGCTCATCTTCGACCACGATCTGACACCGTCCCAGGCCCGGCACATCGCCGACCACACGAACCTGAAGGTGTTGGATCGCACGCAGCTCATCCTCGACATCTTCGCCCAGCACGCGCACACCGCCGAGGGCCGGCTCCAGGTCGAACTCGCCCAGCTCCGCTACCGGCTGCCGCGTCTCGCCCAGCGCGACGAGGGACTCTCACGGCTCGCGGGCGGCATCGGCGGGCGAGGTCCTGGCGAGACGAAGCTCGAGATCGATCGCCGCCGGGTGCGCGAGCGCATCTCGGTGCTCGAGAAGAAAATCGACGCGCTGAGCGCCAGCCGGCAGGTCCGCCGCCAGCAGCGCGCGCGGCACGAGGTACCGGTCGTTTCCATCGTCGGTTATACGAACGCGGGCAAGTCCACGCTCCTCAACCTGCTGACGAACTCGGACGTCGTGGCGGAGAACAAGCTGTTCGCCACGCTGGATCCGAGCAGCCGCCGGTTGCGCTTCCCCCGCGATCACGAGGTGATCATCACCGACACGGTGGGGTTCATCCGCGAGCTGCCTCCCACGTTGGTGAACGCCTTCCGCGCCACGCTCGAGGAACTCGCCGATGCCGATCTGCTCCTTCACGTGGTGGACGCGTCGGACCCGGAACATCCGCGGCAGAGCGAGGCCGTCGAGCGCATCCTCGAGAGCCTCGGCCTGCACGAGGTGCCGCGCCTGCTCGTGTACAACAAGAGCGATCTGCTGGAGGAAGGAGTGGAGGGGCATGACGCCCACTTCACGGCGCAGGCCCGCGAGGGCATCGCGATCAGCGCCAGGACGGGAGCGGGGCTCAAGCAACTCCTGCTCCGGGTGGAAGAGCTGCTCTGGCGCGAGGGCAAGTCGCTCACGGCCAGCGGCGTCTCGATCCAGGATGAGCCGCATCCCCATTGA
- a CDS encoding SDR family NAD(P)-dependent oxidoreductase, with protein MKLVSSSAIVTGAAQGIGLAIAARLMRDGANVLLFGRTREKVEAAAEELNRTLEGRARAVPFVGDVVQAADVSRAIETATRELGLPGILVNNAGTGALSPIIDMAEEDFDRILAINLKGPFLFTKALGRALVDAKQPGSIVNISSLNQTNVTDGLAHYCASKAGLANFTKVTASELGRYGIRANIVAPGVIRTPLAEGAGLQSEAMTRAFLERTPLGKAIGEPEDVAKVVSFLCSDLASWVTGETIAVDGGNHIRGVHSYLDTLGITSPKVG; from the coding sequence ATGAAGCTCGTATCGAGCAGTGCCATTGTGACAGGGGCGGCGCAGGGAATCGGGTTGGCGATCGCCGCGCGTCTCATGCGGGACGGGGCCAATGTCCTGCTCTTCGGCCGTACCCGGGAGAAGGTGGAGGCCGCCGCCGAGGAACTCAATCGGACGCTGGAGGGGCGTGCGCGGGCCGTGCCCTTCGTGGGGGACGTGGTCCAGGCCGCGGACGTGTCCCGGGCGATCGAGACGGCCACGCGTGAGCTCGGTCTGCCGGGCATCCTGGTGAACAACGCCGGCACGGGCGCCCTCTCTCCGATCATCGACATGGCGGAGGAGGACTTCGACCGGATCCTGGCCATCAACCTCAAGGGGCCGTTCCTCTTCACCAAGGCCCTGGGGCGGGCGCTCGTGGACGCGAAGCAGCCCGGCTCCATCGTCAACATCTCGTCGTTGAACCAGACGAACGTGACGGATGGGCTCGCCCACTACTGCGCCTCCAAGGCGGGGCTCGCCAACTTCACGAAGGTCACGGCCTCGGAGCTGGGCCGCTACGGCATCCGGGCCAACATCGTCGCGCCGGGTGTCATCCGCACGCCCCTGGCCGAGGGGGCCGGTCTGCAGTCGGAGGCCATGACCCGGGCGTTCCTCGAGCGGACGCCGCTCGGCAAGGCGATTGGCGAGCCGGAGGACGTGGCCAAGGTGGTGTCGTTCTTGTGCAGTGATCTCGCGTCGTGGGTCACCGGTGAGACCATCGCCGTCGACGGGGGCAACCACATCCGCGGAGTCCACAGCTACCTGGACACGCTGGGCATCACCAGCCCCAAGGTGGGCTGA
- a CDS encoding lysophospholipid acyltransferase family protein: MKLLYPLLNVLQALFLLVWGAFWITLAGVGAILTLDGNVPLMMARRFWAPMHWRITGSRMLVEPLPDIDWSKPHIFIMNHQSAMDIPCAFAALPVNLRFIAKHVLKYVPLLGWYMALTGMIFINRSHHREAVRSLALAGERIRAGKSILAFPEGTRSRDGLILPFKKGPFVLAIEAQVPIVPVAIEGALQVLPRGGIWLRKHDIRVKVGQPIETKGLGKADRDALLRQVRGTVIQLHREIGGPGGVPQAIAERGQEGRSPSALSSLE, from the coding sequence ATGAAGCTCCTCTACCCTCTGCTCAACGTGCTCCAGGCCCTCTTCCTGTTGGTGTGGGGGGCCTTCTGGATCACCCTGGCTGGAGTGGGGGCGATCCTGACCCTCGACGGCAATGTGCCGCTGATGATGGCGCGGCGCTTCTGGGCCCCGATGCACTGGCGCATCACCGGCTCGCGAATGCTCGTGGAGCCGCTGCCCGACATCGACTGGAGCAAACCCCACATCTTCATCATGAACCATCAGTCGGCGATGGACATCCCCTGCGCGTTCGCGGCGCTGCCGGTGAACCTCCGCTTCATCGCCAAGCACGTCCTCAAGTACGTGCCCCTCCTCGGTTGGTACATGGCACTGACGGGGATGATCTTCATCAACCGCTCCCACCACCGCGAGGCCGTGAGGAGCCTGGCGCTCGCCGGCGAGCGCATCCGCGCGGGCAAGTCCATCCTGGCCTTCCCCGAGGGCACCCGCTCGCGTGACGGGCTCATCCTCCCCTTCAAGAAGGGCCCCTTCGTGCTCGCCATCGAGGCCCAGGTGCCCATCGTCCCCGTGGCCATCGAGGGCGCCCTGCAAGTGCTTCCCCGGGGCGGCATCTGGCTGCGCAAACACGACATCCGCGTGAAGGTGGGGCAGCCCATCGAGACGAAGGGGCTCGGCAAGGCGGACCGCGACGCCCTGCTGCGTCAGGTACGCGGCACCGTCATCCAGCTCCACCGGGAGATCGGCGGACCAGGCGGCGTGCCCCAGGCCATCGCCGAGCGCGGACAGGAGGGGCGTTCCCCCTCCGCCCTCTCCTCCTTGGAGTGA
- a CDS encoding M20 family peptidase, with protein MRSLARIGLGAGGALVLLAAVIGVRTARLEAPAAAALDGGPLAAPVTVDVDAAAQRLSQAIRFRTVSHQDKAEDQPAEWDRLHAWLVSAYPAAHAAMTREVISGHTLIYTWKGSDPTLAPIVLMAHQDVVPVTSGTEKDWRHPPFDGVVAEGAVWGRGAIDDKGSLITLFEGAELLATQGFTPRRTVLIVSSHDEEARGQGAPAAAEWMKARGLKAEFVLDEGMAVISDNPITGGAVVLIGIAEKGYGTLNVVARALGGHSSSPPKDAGGAVLLSRAVVAIAEHPFPLEFKGPGAALLETLAPSGPWALRMAVANRWLFEPLIIQQVAATPTGAALLHTTIAPTMLRGSPKENVLPQDATAWINYRIAPGDTSDKVLAHARAAVGDLPVELSWEKTPDEPTPISSTRSRGWNVLAALAGEMSRAPVSPGLVTAATDSRSLQSVATDVYRFQPMNLSLSSLQMIHGTNEHLTLENLEFAVQFYARLIATAAR; from the coding sequence ATGAGGAGCCTGGCGAGGATCGGCCTTGGCGCCGGTGGTGCACTGGTGTTGTTGGCCGCGGTGATAGGAGTTCGCACGGCGAGGCTCGAGGCCCCTGCCGCGGCGGCCCTGGACGGGGGCCCGCTGGCCGCGCCCGTCACGGTGGATGTGGACGCGGCCGCCCAGCGCCTGTCCCAGGCCATCCGCTTCCGCACCGTCAGCCACCAGGACAAGGCCGAGGATCAACCCGCCGAGTGGGATCGGCTCCATGCCTGGCTCGTGAGCGCCTATCCCGCCGCGCACGCCGCCATGACGCGCGAGGTGATCTCCGGCCATACGCTCATCTACACCTGGAAGGGCTCCGATCCCACGCTGGCCCCCATCGTCCTCATGGCCCACCAGGACGTGGTGCCGGTGACCTCTGGCACCGAGAAGGACTGGCGCCATCCGCCCTTCGACGGCGTGGTCGCCGAGGGCGCCGTCTGGGGTCGCGGGGCGATTGACGACAAGGGCTCGTTGATCACCCTGTTCGAGGGCGCCGAGCTGCTCGCCACCCAGGGCTTCACGCCTCGCCGCACGGTGCTCATCGTCTCCAGCCACGACGAGGAGGCGCGCGGCCAGGGCGCTCCCGCGGCGGCGGAGTGGATGAAGGCTCGCGGGCTCAAGGCCGAGTTCGTGCTCGACGAAGGCATGGCGGTGATCTCGGACAATCCGATCACCGGTGGCGCGGTCGTCCTGATTGGCATCGCCGAGAAGGGTTACGGGACGTTGAACGTCGTGGCCCGGGCACTCGGGGGCCACTCGTCCTCTCCGCCCAAGGACGCCGGGGGCGCCGTCCTCCTGTCCAGGGCCGTCGTCGCGATCGCCGAGCACCCCTTTCCCTTGGAGTTCAAGGGGCCGGGAGCGGCCCTGCTGGAGACGCTCGCGCCCTCGGGGCCCTGGGCGCTGCGCATGGCCGTGGCCAACCGTTGGTTGTTCGAGCCGCTCATCATCCAGCAGGTCGCGGCCACCCCCACGGGCGCGGCCCTGCTGCACACCACCATCGCGCCCACCATGTTGAGGGGCAGCCCCAAGGAGAACGTGCTGCCGCAGGACGCCACGGCGTGGATCAACTACCGCATCGCGCCCGGTGACACCTCGGACAAGGTCCTGGCCCACGCCCGCGCGGCCGTGGGCGATCTGCCCGTGGAGCTCTCCTGGGAGAAGACTCCGGATGAGCCCACCCCCATCTCCTCGACGCGCTCGCGCGGGTGGAACGTGCTGGCCGCGCTCGCCGGGGAGATGAGCCGGGCACCCGTGTCACCCGGGCTGGTCACCGCGGCGACCGACAGCCGCTCCCTGCAGTCGGTGGCCACGGACGTCTACCGCTTCCAGCCGATGAACCTCTCGCTCTCCAGCCTCCAGATGATTCATGGGACGAACGAGCACCTGACGCTCGAGAACCTGGAGTTCGCCGTGCAGTTCTACGCGCGTTTGATCGCGACCGCGGCCCGCTGA
- a CDS encoding S28 family serine protease, which translates to MRHSPFLPALLVSLLVHTACGDKPSPSPDAGTQVEDAGTTPPDAGTSETDGGTTSPLCGTGSALTRAAAPVNQALIEDPTADILDRLRAIPGLTVQENPNGSPVPNGHRFFVMEYDQPADHSRPECQRFKQRITLLHTSDTAPMVLYASGYYVSTRVSRSELTLFLGANQLSIEHRFFPPSRPEPADWSLLTVKQSAADFHRIVQAFKPIYSARWLSTGASKGGETVVFFRRFYPQDVDATVAYVAPLAHRDDARFPAFQDTLGGPALAECRERIHTFQRTVLERREEMVQLWREFAQINKLTYEQLGFEKALEHAVIDTYFAFWQYDKPENCDQFPGPEATIDELLTTLSQQVGLSSLADTGIGSLSYYAPYFYQAAVELGWPQSHEAFLGDLIHFPGTNNSLVHAPPGVPLAPFRDEAMQDIQDWVSTQGERLMFIYGEFDPWTAAAYSLGGARDSYLYMVPGGNHSSNISRLPDEQYSEAFSTVLRWAGVTGMKRAPIRVEPRFEEFAPHLPPRLRPRDVR; encoded by the coding sequence ATGAGACACTCGCCTTTCCTTCCCGCCCTCCTCGTGTCGTTGCTCGTCCATACGGCATGCGGCGATAAACCCTCCCCCTCCCCGGATGCTGGAACCCAGGTCGAAGATGCCGGCACGACCCCGCCGGACGCCGGCACCAGCGAAACGGATGGAGGCACGACGTCTCCTCTGTGTGGCACCGGCTCGGCGTTGACGCGCGCCGCGGCACCGGTGAACCAGGCCCTCATCGAGGATCCGACGGCGGACATCCTGGACCGGCTGCGCGCCATCCCCGGGCTCACCGTGCAGGAGAACCCCAATGGGTCGCCAGTGCCCAACGGCCATCGCTTCTTCGTCATGGAGTACGACCAGCCGGCCGATCATTCCCGCCCGGAGTGCCAGCGCTTCAAACAGCGCATCACCCTGCTGCACACGTCGGACACGGCCCCCATGGTCCTCTACGCCAGCGGCTACTATGTCTCCACGAGAGTGAGCCGGAGTGAGCTGACGCTGTTCCTGGGCGCCAACCAGCTCTCCATCGAGCACCGCTTCTTCCCACCGAGTCGCCCGGAGCCAGCGGACTGGAGCCTGCTGACCGTCAAGCAGTCCGCCGCGGACTTCCACCGCATCGTCCAGGCCTTCAAGCCCATCTACAGCGCTCGTTGGCTGTCCACGGGGGCCAGCAAGGGCGGCGAAACGGTGGTGTTCTTCCGGCGCTTCTACCCACAGGACGTGGACGCGACGGTGGCCTATGTGGCGCCCCTCGCGCACCGGGACGACGCGCGCTTCCCCGCCTTCCAGGACACGCTCGGAGGCCCCGCCCTCGCGGAGTGCCGCGAGCGCATCCACACCTTCCAGAGGACGGTGCTCGAGCGGCGCGAGGAGATGGTGCAGCTATGGCGCGAATTCGCACAGATTAACAAGTTGACGTACGAGCAACTCGGCTTCGAGAAGGCGCTGGAGCATGCCGTCATCGATACCTACTTCGCGTTCTGGCAGTATGACAAACCAGAAAACTGCGACCAGTTCCCGGGGCCCGAGGCGACCATCGACGAACTGCTGACGACGCTGAGCCAGCAGGTGGGCCTGTCCTCGTTGGCCGATACGGGCATCGGCAGCCTCTCCTACTACGCCCCCTACTTCTACCAGGCGGCGGTGGAATTGGGCTGGCCCCAGTCGCACGAGGCTTTCCTGGGAGACCTCATCCACTTCCCGGGGACAAACAACTCGCTGGTGCATGCGCCGCCTGGCGTCCCCCTGGCGCCTTTCCGTGACGAGGCCATGCAGGACATCCAGGACTGGGTGTCCACGCAGGGCGAGCGGTTGATGTTCATCTACGGTGAGTTCGATCCGTGGACCGCGGCGGCCTACTCGCTGGGAGGCGCCAGGGACTCCTACCTGTACATGGTGCCGGGCGGAAACCACTCGAGCAACATCAGCAGACTTCCCGATGAACAGTACTCGGAGGCCTTCAGCACCGTGCTCCGCTGGGCGGGTGTCACCGGAATGAAGCGCGCCCCGATCCGGGTGGAGCCTCGATTCGAGGAGTTCGCACCGCACCTTCCGCCGCGCCTGCGGCCGCGTGACGTCCGGTAG